From one Candidatus Rhodoluna planktonica genomic stretch:
- a CDS encoding sodium-dependent bicarbonate transport family permease yields the protein MYKISTVNLAFENLTSVSALVFALGFFAARIKSDIRIPDSSYQLISIFLLFGIGLKGGVAMRQSNWADAILPILVTILVGALIPLLAFFALRLIRKLADVDRGSVAAHYGSTSLVTFTAALVFLESSGVFYEPFAVALLTVMEIPGLIVGIFLGSRALSTAPSWLHTMREILLGKTVLLLVGGMIVGAISGPAGFAKVVPFFVDLQPGILALFLLHLGFVAGSQFESIKATGLPLAVFGVAFPVAAGCLGVVAGDLSGLSTGGSFVLGVLSASASYIAAPAAVSIALPKANLSLAVTSSLAVTFPFNLTLGMPIFFGFANFLA from the coding sequence ATGTATAAAATTTCTACTGTGAACCTTGCTTTCGAGAACCTTACTTCCGTGTCGGCCCTGGTCTTTGCTCTGGGTTTTTTCGCTGCTCGAATAAAGAGCGACATCAGGATTCCCGACTCCAGTTATCAACTCATCTCAATATTTCTGCTTTTCGGCATTGGCCTAAAGGGTGGCGTGGCCATGCGTCAATCAAACTGGGCCGATGCTATTTTGCCGATTTTGGTCACCATTCTGGTTGGAGCGCTGATTCCGCTGCTGGCATTTTTCGCGCTCCGGCTGATTCGAAAATTGGCCGATGTCGATCGTGGCTCAGTGGCCGCCCACTACGGCTCCACTTCATTGGTTACATTTACCGCAGCTCTTGTCTTTCTGGAAAGCAGCGGGGTCTTCTATGAGCCTTTTGCCGTTGCATTACTGACCGTGATGGAAATCCCGGGTCTAATTGTTGGCATCTTCCTGGGAAGTCGGGCACTCAGTACCGCACCTTCATGGTTGCACACGATGCGAGAAATTTTGCTGGGCAAAACAGTTCTGCTGTTGGTTGGCGGAATGATTGTCGGAGCCATTTCTGGACCCGCTGGCTTTGCCAAAGTTGTGCCCTTTTTTGTCGACCTGCAGCCGGGAATCTTAGCCCTGTTCCTGCTGCACCTAGGCTTTGTCGCTGGCAGCCAATTTGAGTCAATCAAAGCCACTGGTCTGCCACTCGCCGTTTTCGGAGTGGCGTTTCCGGTCGCCGCCGGCTGCCTAGGCGTTGTTGCTGGCGACCTCTCGGGTCTATCAACCGGTGGGTCATTTGTGCTCGGGGTTTTGTCGGCGAGCGCCTCTTACATTGCCGCTCCCGCTGCGGTAAGCATCGCCTTGCCAAAGGCCAACCTAAGCCTGGCCGTGACCTCAAGTTTGGCGGTCACTTTTCCGTTCAACCTGACCTTGGGTATGCCAATTTTCTTCGGCTTCGCCAATTTTCTGGCTTGA
- a CDS encoding helix-turn-helix transcriptional regulator: MSWTFLTNHGHVMVYLAEAPEARLKDIAAVVGITERSAHGILQDLAEAGYVSKVKSGRRNYYSLNTDLALRHPAESNHKIGELLDLFRSPKLDK; this comes from the coding sequence GTGAGCTGGACTTTCCTAACGAACCACGGGCACGTGATGGTTTACCTAGCCGAGGCACCAGAGGCCCGGCTAAAAGACATCGCTGCGGTAGTCGGAATCACCGAGCGATCTGCTCATGGAATTTTGCAGGACCTGGCCGAAGCCGGCTACGTTTCCAAGGTCAAGTCGGGGCGGCGAAATTATTATTCGCTCAACACCGATTTGGCGTTGCGGCATCCAGCCGAGTCGAATCACAAAATTGGCGAACTTCTCGATTTGTTTCGGTCACCTAAACTAGACAAATAA
- the gltX gene encoding glutamate--tRNA ligase produces MTSTNGITAPFTTATGSDVKVRFCPSPTGTPHVGLVRTALFNWAYARKTGGTFLFRIEDTDAERDSEESFDMILDALGWLGLNWDEGVGVGGPAGPYRQSERNHIYQEVIEKLKASGHIYESYSTAEEIDERNKAAGRPVQLGYDNFERNLTEEQRAAYRAEGRVPALRLRVPDVDITFTDLVRGEITFPAGSFPDFVVVRPNGQPLYTLVNPVDDALMGVTHVLRGEDLLASTPRQIALYNAMYEAGITKFIPQFGHLPYVMGEGNKKLSKRDPESNLFHHRDRGFIPEGLLNYLALLGWGLSADRDIFSLAELAANFDVADVNPNPARFDQKKADAINAAHLRMLDLDDFTARMIPYLQSAGVLGAQLTSEQEQILAAAAPLVQERMTVLSEAVGLLKFLFISAADLEMEADALAGLPDNAVEIVTGAIEALSTLDEFTTEAIQQALTTKLVDDMQQKPRNAFGPVRTAISGRRVSPPLFESMEILGREESLARLRAFAQRG; encoded by the coding sequence ATGACTTCAACTAACGGCATCACTGCGCCATTCACCACTGCAACCGGATCTGACGTGAAGGTGCGCTTCTGTCCTTCGCCGACCGGAACTCCGCACGTCGGCCTAGTCCGAACCGCGCTATTCAACTGGGCCTACGCACGCAAAACTGGCGGTACCTTCCTCTTCCGCATCGAAGACACCGATGCCGAGCGTGACAGTGAAGAGTCTTTCGACATGATCCTCGATGCCCTCGGCTGGCTCGGTCTGAACTGGGATGAGGGAGTCGGGGTTGGTGGCCCTGCCGGACCTTACCGACAGAGCGAAAGAAACCACATCTACCAAGAGGTCATCGAGAAACTCAAAGCCTCAGGTCATATTTACGAGAGTTATTCAACTGCAGAAGAAATCGACGAGCGCAATAAGGCAGCCGGACGTCCGGTTCAACTTGGCTACGACAACTTTGAGCGCAATCTCACCGAAGAGCAGCGAGCTGCATATCGGGCTGAAGGTCGGGTACCGGCGCTTAGGCTAAGGGTTCCCGATGTAGACATCACCTTCACCGACCTAGTTCGCGGCGAAATTACCTTCCCCGCGGGTTCGTTCCCAGACTTTGTTGTTGTCCGCCCAAACGGTCAGCCGCTCTACACGTTGGTGAACCCAGTTGACGATGCGCTGATGGGGGTTACCCACGTCCTGCGCGGCGAAGACCTGTTGGCTTCAACTCCCCGCCAAATCGCGCTCTACAACGCCATGTACGAGGCTGGAATCACCAAGTTCATTCCGCAGTTTGGACACTTGCCTTATGTGATGGGGGAGGGAAATAAAAAACTCTCCAAGCGCGACCCCGAATCAAACCTTTTCCACCACCGCGACCGCGGTTTCATCCCTGAAGGCCTACTCAATTACCTAGCCTTGTTGGGTTGGGGTCTAAGCGCCGATCGAGATATCTTTAGCCTGGCCGAACTGGCCGCGAATTTTGATGTCGCCGATGTGAACCCAAACCCGGCTCGCTTCGACCAGAAGAAAGCCGATGCAATCAACGCCGCCCATCTTCGAATGTTAGACCTGGATGATTTCACCGCTCGAATGATTCCCTATTTGCAAAGCGCGGGAGTTCTGGGCGCCCAGTTGACATCGGAGCAAGAGCAAATTTTGGCTGCTGCCGCACCGCTGGTGCAAGAGCGTATGACCGTGCTAAGCGAGGCTGTCGGACTGCTGAAATTCCTCTTCATTTCTGCCGCTGATCTAGAAATGGAAGCCGATGCTTTGGCCGGGCTTCCAGATAATGCTGTTGAAATTGTGACAGGTGCGATTGAAGCGCTTTCCACCTTGGATGAATTCACCACCGAGGCCATTCAGCAGGCTCTAACTACCAAACTGGTGGACGACATGCAGCAAAAGCCACGCAATGCATTTGGGCCTGTTCGAACCGCAATATCTGGTCGACGCGTATCGCCGCCATTGTTTGAATCCATGGAAATCCTGGGTCGCGAGGAGTCGCTAGCGCGTCTAAGGG
- a CDS encoding branched-chain amino acid aminotransferase — protein sequence MSLPQWKVTRSTNPTPDVERERIIEKPVFGANLTDHQVVCVWEKEKGWVSAEVIPYGPIMMDPSSAVLHYGQEIFEGIKAYRHQDGSIWTFRPEENAKRLQRSAHRMALPELPTELFIESLRQLIAVDGAWVPAPVDEKTLYFRPFEIAAENFLGVRAAQRAEYRVIASPVGPYFTGGLKPVSIWIALDSARAGKHGTGEAKTGGNYAASLLAQGEGYENGCSQVMFLDAETATYIEELGGMNLFFVYRDGHVVTPSLDGTILRGITRDSVVTLIKDRGLKVEERKISLDEVRAGIQSGEIAEVFACGTAAVITPVGEFKSREETLSISTEPGELTTSLREELTGIQYGKVADRHSWMVKLAD from the coding sequence ATGTCATTGCCCCAGTGGAAAGTAACCCGCTCAACCAATCCGACTCCAGATGTCGAGCGCGAGCGAATCATCGAAAAACCAGTGTTTGGTGCAAACCTAACCGATCACCAAGTGGTCTGCGTCTGGGAGAAAGAAAAGGGCTGGGTTTCAGCTGAGGTCATTCCTTACGGCCCGATCATGATGGATCCATCCTCAGCGGTTCTGCACTACGGTCAAGAGATTTTCGAGGGCATCAAGGCATATCGCCACCAGGATGGCTCCATCTGGACCTTCCGTCCTGAAGAAAACGCAAAACGTCTACAGCGATCAGCGCACCGCATGGCCTTGCCCGAACTACCAACTGAACTTTTCATTGAATCTCTGCGTCAGCTAATTGCCGTCGACGGAGCCTGGGTGCCAGCACCGGTTGACGAGAAGACCCTATACTTCCGCCCATTCGAGATTGCTGCCGAAAACTTCCTCGGAGTTCGCGCCGCGCAACGTGCCGAGTATCGCGTTATCGCATCTCCGGTAGGACCATATTTCACCGGCGGGCTCAAGCCGGTCTCAATCTGGATTGCGCTTGATTCAGCTCGAGCCGGAAAACACGGCACCGGCGAGGCAAAAACCGGCGGAAACTACGCGGCATCTTTGCTTGCCCAGGGAGAGGGCTACGAAAATGGCTGCTCTCAGGTAATGTTCCTCGATGCTGAAACGGCAACCTACATCGAAGAACTCGGCGGTATGAACCTGTTTTTTGTCTACCGTGATGGTCACGTCGTGACTCCGTCGCTAGATGGCACCATCCTGCGAGGAATCACTCGAGACTCGGTAGTTACCCTGATCAAAGATCGCGGACTAAAAGTTGAAGAGCGCAAAATCAGCTTGGATGAGGTGCGCGCTGGCATTCAGTCTGGTGAAATTGCCGAGGTATTTGCTTGCGGAACAGCCGCGGTGATTACTCCGGTCGGAGAATTCAAGTCGCGCGAAGAAACCCTAAGCATCTCAACCGAACCGGGCGAACTAACCACCAGCCTGCGCGAAGAGTTGACCGGCATCCAGTATGGAAAAGTCGCCGATCGACACAGCTGGATGGTCAAGTTAGCTGACTAA
- a CDS encoding rhodanese-like domain-containing protein, with product MKNLWKLFSAIFVAVFSLGTLTACAASEPVDLASYAAIIDVRTVDEWNTGHLETAVLMDISDAAFASNLETLDKSANYYVYCRSGNRAGQAIEQMKKLGFTGTLTNGGSVEDASAATGLAIVQ from the coding sequence GTGAAAAACCTCTGGAAACTCTTCTCCGCAATTTTTGTCGCAGTATTTTCGCTCGGTACGCTGACTGCCTGTGCTGCTAGCGAACCGGTTGACCTAGCCAGCTATGCCGCCATCATCGATGTGCGAACCGTAGACGAATGGAATACCGGACACCTCGAAACCGCTGTTCTGATGGACATCTCAGATGCGGCCTTTGCCAGCAATTTGGAAACACTTGATAAGAGTGCGAACTATTACGTGTATTGCCGTTCAGGTAACCGCGCTGGTCAAGCTATCGAGCAGATGAAGAAGCTCGGTTTCACCGGAACTTTGACCAACGGCGGCTCGGTTGAAGATGCTTCAGCAGCAACCGGTCTAGCAATCGTTCAATAA
- a CDS encoding FAD-dependent oxidoreductase translates to MKVIIIGGVAGGMSAATRLRRLNEDAEIVVYEMGEHVSYANCGLPYFVSDVINRRELLLLQTPESLWSRFRINVKVNSMVTGIDRANKTVSVLNFANGETYTDSYDKLIISTGAKPRKPEIPGIERAMVLRNVADADQVKAAVQADNTKSVVILGGGFVGIELAENLAHLKMPVTLVQRAGTILSQFDPEMIEPLQAELVKNGVTLALNAEPAEVTADQVILKDGRVLAADFVVSAAGVIPDNSLAREAGLKIGETGGLWVDDQQRTSDPDIFAAGDAVEKYGLLTGDSTLIPLANLANRHGRLAADVIAGLDVKAHASIGTVIIGAFGHAASITGLSEKLAKRAGIKYSVMHLHPNNHAGYYPGSRRVSLKVLFDPITGRILGGQANGVDGVDKRIDVIATAIHGGLTVDDLMDLELAYAPQFGSAKDAINQAGYVGNNMLHGITPTIQWHELQTALADGAQLVDVRSKGEHGFASIPGSINIDVDELRDRLSEIQDENVVVHCQVGQRGHIATQILKAHGKKNVCNLDGGFLTWKAAQDALARGSN, encoded by the coding sequence ATGAAAGTAATTATTATCGGTGGAGTCGCCGGTGGGATGTCTGCTGCCACGCGTCTGCGCAGGCTCAACGAAGATGCCGAAATCGTGGTCTACGAAATGGGTGAGCATGTTTCATACGCAAACTGTGGCCTCCCCTACTTCGTCAGCGATGTAATCAATCGACGTGAGTTGTTACTGCTGCAGACGCCAGAGTCACTCTGGTCTCGTTTTCGAATTAACGTCAAAGTTAATTCGATGGTTACCGGCATTGACCGAGCCAATAAAACCGTCTCGGTACTCAACTTTGCCAACGGCGAGACCTACACCGACAGCTACGACAAGCTAATTATTTCTACCGGGGCAAAACCGAGAAAACCTGAAATTCCTGGCATCGAGCGCGCCATGGTCTTGCGCAATGTTGCCGATGCTGATCAGGTGAAGGCCGCGGTTCAAGCAGACAACACCAAATCAGTCGTGATTCTCGGCGGCGGTTTTGTTGGTATCGAGCTGGCCGAAAACTTAGCCCACCTGAAGATGCCGGTGACTTTGGTTCAGCGCGCCGGCACAATTTTGAGCCAGTTTGACCCAGAGATGATCGAGCCACTGCAGGCAGAGCTAGTCAAAAATGGTGTCACGCTGGCGTTAAATGCCGAGCCGGCTGAGGTCACCGCAGATCAGGTAATCCTCAAAGATGGCCGAGTCCTAGCCGCAGATTTTGTAGTTTCGGCAGCGGGCGTCATCCCAGATAATTCGCTGGCTCGTGAAGCCGGCTTGAAGATTGGTGAAACCGGCGGACTCTGGGTAGACGATCAGCAGCGCACCTCCGATCCAGACATCTTTGCCGCCGGCGACGCCGTAGAAAAATACGGTTTACTCACCGGTGATTCAACTTTGATTCCGCTGGCGAACCTAGCCAACCGTCACGGCCGATTAGCAGCAGATGTTATTGCCGGACTTGACGTGAAAGCACACGCCTCAATTGGAACAGTGATTATCGGCGCTTTCGGACACGCGGCGTCAATTACCGGACTGAGCGAAAAACTTGCCAAACGAGCCGGAATTAAGTACTCGGTAATGCACCTGCACCCGAACAACCATGCCGGCTACTATCCGGGTTCGCGGCGAGTCTCGCTCAAAGTGCTATTTGATCCGATCACCGGAAGAATTCTCGGCGGTCAAGCAAATGGAGTCGATGGCGTCGACAAGCGCATCGACGTGATTGCGACCGCTATCCATGGCGGATTGACTGTCGACGATTTGATGGACTTAGAGCTTGCCTATGCGCCGCAGTTTGGCTCGGCGAAGGATGCCATCAACCAGGCTGGTTACGTCGGCAATAACATGCTGCACGGCATTACCCCAACCATTCAGTGGCACGAGCTGCAAACCGCCCTTGCTGACGGAGCTCAGCTAGTTGATGTTCGCAGCAAAGGCGAGCACGGCTTTGCCTCGATTCCCGGCTCGATAAACATCGATGTGGATGAATTGCGCGACCGCCTGAGTGAAATTCAAGATGAGAATGTTGTGGTGCACTGTCAGGTCGGACAGCGCGGCCACATCGCCACTCAAATTTTGAAAGCTCACGGCAAGAAAAACGTGTGCAATCTTGATGGCGGCTTCCTCACCTGGAAGGCAGCTCAGGATGCTCTCGCTCGTGGCAGCAATTAG
- a CDS encoding class I SAM-dependent methyltransferase, protein MLKILRKLREQFSRTRSSSLNPADFWNRRYSTDEFIFTKVENRFVKELCQGLTPGKAIDVGGGEGRNTVWLASLGWQVENIDISEVGLQKSRELAKEFGVDNLCVETIGGATDFVSKLAPVDLAVIAYLQIPQPQLVAAVAHCAEKLKTGGNLCGVWHSRNNLEEGFGGPQNPELLPTVEELRLALESLPLELNILEIRDGQVQTKDGLKPSKTLVLFATKN, encoded by the coding sequence GTGCTAAAAATCTTGCGGAAACTGAGAGAGCAATTCTCGAGAACGAGGAGTAGCTCTCTCAATCCCGCAGATTTCTGGAACCGCCGCTACTCGACTGACGAATTTATTTTCACCAAAGTTGAAAACCGTTTCGTAAAAGAGCTCTGCCAAGGCCTCACCCCTGGAAAGGCAATAGATGTCGGCGGCGGTGAGGGTCGAAACACTGTTTGGCTGGCAAGTCTGGGCTGGCAGGTTGAAAACATTGACATTTCTGAGGTGGGACTTCAAAAAAGCCGTGAGCTAGCCAAAGAATTTGGGGTCGACAACCTTTGCGTTGAGACCATCGGCGGGGCAACTGATTTTGTCTCAAAACTGGCGCCGGTTGATTTGGCTGTTATCGCCTATTTACAGATTCCGCAGCCGCAACTGGTCGCCGCAGTCGCGCACTGTGCTGAAAAGCTTAAAACCGGAGGTAATCTCTGCGGTGTTTGGCACTCCCGCAACAATCTCGAGGAGGGTTTCGGGGGCCCTCAAAATCCCGAATTACTACCAACTGTTGAAGAGTTGCGGCTCGCACTTGAATCGTTGCCACTCGAACTTAACATCCTCGAAATTCGAGACGGACAGGTTCAAACCAAGGACGGCCTGAAGCCATCTAAAACGCTGGTGCTGTTCGCCACAAAAAACTAG
- a CDS encoding metal-sensitive transcriptional regulator has translation MQLEPSELKKARDRLVRVQGQIGGIVKMIDEGRDCTELLTQLSAASTALTRAGFTIIATGMQHCGTDAAGEADRAVLEKAFMSLA, from the coding sequence ATGCAACTCGAACCCAGTGAACTAAAGAAAGCCCGTGACCGTTTGGTGAGGGTACAAGGCCAAATTGGCGGCATCGTCAAGATGATCGACGAGGGTCGCGACTGCACCGAATTGCTTACCCAACTTTCGGCTGCATCCACCGCCTTGACCCGCGCTGGATTCACAATTATTGCCACCGGCATGCAGCACTGCGGAACCGATGCGGCCGGTGAAGCCGACAGAGCAGTGCTGGAAAAAGCATTTATGTCACTGGCCTAA
- the serA gene encoding phosphoglycerate dehydrogenase, translating into MTKPIVLIAEELSPATVAELGPDFEVVNVDGTDRSALLAALANASAILVRSATQVDAEAIAAAPNLKVIARAGVGLDNVDIKAATNAGVMVVNAPTSNVISAAELAIGHIFATARFIPDANASLKAGEWKRSKYTGVELYEKTIGIVGLGRIGTLVAQRLAGFGAKLIGYDPYVTPQRAEQIGVELASLEDVMKRSDFITIHIPKTPETTGLIGDKEFAIAKPNLRIVNCSRGGIIDEDALYRALKSNQIAVAGLDVFVNEPPKGSPLLELENIVVTPHLGASTDEAQEKAGISVAKSVRLALAGDLVPDAVNVAGGNIDASVKPGIALMENMGQMLFGISGGNAVSIEIEVRGEIAAHDVSVLKLAGLKGFFQNAVTEQVSYVNAPLMAETRGVDVRLTVDSHSEEYRNVTSIKVTQADGTVHSVSGTVIGPKLHQKIVNINGYDVELAMAEHFVLMVYRDRPGIVAIYGSAFAEAGINIAAMQIARQQKGGKALSVITVDSPVEAKVLEQVSEAIEADVMRSVNIQL; encoded by the coding sequence TTGACTAAGCCAATCGTTCTAATTGCCGAAGAACTTTCCCCAGCAACAGTGGCCGAGCTTGGTCCTGATTTTGAAGTAGTCAACGTAGATGGCACTGACCGTTCAGCGCTGCTAGCAGCGCTTGCCAATGCCAGCGCTATCTTGGTTCGTTCGGCCACCCAGGTTGACGCCGAGGCTATTGCTGCCGCGCCAAACTTGAAGGTTATTGCTCGCGCCGGTGTTGGTCTAGACAACGTCGACATCAAAGCTGCAACCAATGCCGGAGTCATGGTTGTCAACGCACCGACCTCAAACGTAATCTCGGCAGCCGAGTTAGCAATTGGCCACATCTTTGCCACCGCTCGTTTTATCCCAGATGCCAACGCATCACTAAAAGCAGGCGAGTGGAAGCGTTCGAAATACACCGGTGTCGAGCTATACGAAAAGACCATCGGAATTGTCGGTTTGGGTCGGATCGGCACCCTGGTTGCTCAGCGACTAGCCGGATTCGGTGCGAAGTTGATCGGCTATGACCCTTACGTTACGCCGCAGCGCGCCGAGCAAATCGGCGTTGAACTTGCTTCGCTAGAAGATGTCATGAAGCGTTCAGACTTCATCACCATTCACATTCCGAAAACCCCAGAAACCACCGGTCTAATCGGCGATAAAGAATTTGCCATCGCCAAGCCAAACCTTCGAATTGTTAACTGCTCTCGAGGTGGAATCATCGACGAGGATGCGCTCTACCGCGCGCTGAAATCAAACCAAATTGCGGTTGCCGGTCTTGACGTATTTGTAAACGAGCCGCCAAAGGGCTCGCCGCTGCTTGAGCTGGAAAACATTGTGGTAACTCCGCACCTTGGTGCATCTACCGATGAGGCGCAGGAAAAAGCGGGAATCTCGGTGGCTAAATCTGTACGTTTGGCTCTCGCCGGCGATTTGGTGCCAGACGCGGTTAACGTTGCCGGCGGCAACATTGATGCTTCGGTCAAGCCGGGTATTGCACTCATGGAAAACATGGGTCAGATGTTGTTCGGCATCTCGGGCGGAAACGCAGTCTCAATCGAAATTGAGGTGCGCGGCGAAATTGCGGCACACGATGTTTCGGTCCTCAAATTGGCTGGTCTCAAAGGTTTCTTCCAAAACGCAGTCACCGAACAGGTTTCGTATGTCAATGCGCCGCTTATGGCTGAAACTCGCGGGGTAGATGTTCGACTCACCGTTGACTCGCACAGCGAAGAGTACCGAAATGTGACCAGCATCAAGGTCACTCAGGCGGATGGCACCGTGCACTCGGTTTCCGGAACCGTAATTGGCCCAAAGCTGCACCAAAAGATTGTGAACATCAACGGCTATGACGTTGAGTTGGCTATGGCTGAGCACTTTGTGCTCATGGTTTACCGCGATCGTCCAGGAATTGTCGCCATTTACGGCAGCGCATTTGCGGAAGCTGGAATCAACATTGCGGCAATGCAAATTGCTCGCCAGCAAAAGGGTGGCAAGGCACTTTCTGTGATTACCGTTGACTCGCCGGTTGAGGCTAAAGTTCTCGAGCAAGTTAGCGAAGCAATTGAGGCTGATGTGATGCGTTCGGTCAACATCCAGCTATAG
- a CDS encoding rhodanese-like domain-containing protein has protein sequence MGFLSNLFKKKFETVSPSKAKELQAAGALLIDVRESHEYRSGHAAGARHIALSSLPNRLRDVPKERQILVICQSGARSARAAGFLADQGYSVINVAGGTSSWRSAGLPIS, from the coding sequence ATGGGATTTCTAAGCAATCTCTTCAAAAAGAAATTTGAAACAGTTTCGCCCAGCAAAGCAAAGGAATTACAAGCTGCTGGAGCTTTACTTATCGACGTTCGCGAAAGCCACGAATACCGCAGTGGCCACGCTGCTGGGGCCCGGCACATTGCCCTGAGCTCACTTCCAAATCGCCTCAGAGATGTTCCTAAAGAGCGACAGATTTTAGTAATTTGCCAATCCGGCGCGCGTTCAGCACGCGCGGCAGGTTTTTTGGCCGACCAGGGTTATTCAGTCATCAACGTAGCTGGCGGAACCAGCAGCTGGCGTTCGGCCGGTCTACCGATTAGTTAG
- a CDS encoding 3-isopropylmalate dehydrogenase, with the protein MSRVYNLGVIGGDGIGPEVTEIALEAINRATIGSGVTFNTTKYDLGARRYLATGETLTEADLESLKKHDAIVLGAIGDPKVPSGVLERQLLLKLRFSFDHYVNLRPTKLYPGVTSPLAAPGKIDFVVVREGTEGPYVGNGGAIRVGTPAEVANEVSVNTAYGVERVVRYAFELASTRERKHITLVHKHNVLVHAGWLWQNTVNRVAQEYPAISHDYLHIDAATIFMVTDPSRFDVIVTDNLFGDIITDLAAAIGGGIGLGASGNINPDGTFPSMFEPVHGSAPDIAGKNLADPTAAILSAAMLLEHLKNPVAAARIENAVAADLASRGKQKRSTEQVAASIFANL; encoded by the coding sequence ATGTCACGCGTTTACAATCTTGGGGTCATCGGTGGCGATGGCATTGGGCCGGAAGTTACCGAAATAGCCCTTGAGGCAATCAACCGTGCAACAATCGGCTCCGGGGTGACCTTCAACACCACCAAGTATGACCTTGGTGCCCGACGCTACCTGGCAACCGGCGAGACGCTCACCGAAGCCGATCTTGAATCGTTGAAAAAGCACGATGCCATTGTCTTGGGTGCAATTGGTGACCCGAAAGTACCTTCTGGCGTGCTTGAGCGCCAACTGCTTTTGAAGCTTCGTTTCTCCTTTGATCACTATGTAAATTTGCGGCCGACCAAGCTGTACCCGGGAGTCACCAGTCCGCTGGCAGCGCCGGGCAAAATCGATTTCGTGGTTGTCCGCGAGGGTACCGAGGGCCCTTACGTCGGCAACGGCGGAGCAATCCGCGTCGGTACCCCTGCTGAGGTGGCCAACGAGGTTTCGGTAAATACTGCTTACGGTGTCGAACGTGTTGTGCGCTATGCCTTTGAGTTGGCCTCAACCCGCGAACGCAAACACATTACTTTGGTTCACAAACACAACGTTTTGGTTCATGCTGGCTGGTTGTGGCAGAACACAGTAAACCGGGTTGCCCAAGAATACCCGGCCATCAGCCACGACTATCTGCACATCGATGCAGCCACAATTTTCATGGTTACCGACCCAAGTCGCTTCGACGTCATTGTTACCGATAACCTCTTCGGCGACATCATCACCGATCTGGCGGCGGCAATCGGCGGCGGAATCGGCCTTGGCGCATCGGGAAACATCAACCCGGATGGTACCTTTCCGAGCATGTTTGAGCCGGTTCACGGTTCGGCTCCAGATATTGCCGGCAAAAATTTGGCCGACCCAACCGCGGCTATTTTGTCAGCGGCCATGTTGCTAGAGCATCTGAAAAATCCAGTGGCCGCAGCTCGAATTGAAAATGCGGTCGCAGCTGATCTGGCTAGCCGTGGAAAACAAAAACGCAGCACCGAACAGGTCGCCGCTAGCATTTTTGCCAATCTCTAG
- a CDS encoding fumarylacetoacetate hydrolase family protein has translation MRIVRFLLDGQSSYGLLTGNEIEALAGNPMNGISKTGRKQLIGDSRLLAPVQPSKVVCIGMNYSQHAAELGLDLPEEPTVFLKAPSAIVGPGASIVVPKQTKRVELEVELVVVIGKEARRVRKDEADDYIFGYTIANDVTARDLQFEDQQWARSKSFDSFCPIGPWIETDWQPQNQRLESRVDGSVRQADTIDRMIHSVPEIVAYVSENMTLLPGDVILTGTPAGISEIRSGELVECQIDGLGTLLNQVS, from the coding sequence ATGCGCATCGTTAGATTCCTACTTGATGGTCAGTCCAGTTACGGGCTGTTGACCGGCAATGAAATTGAAGCCTTAGCCGGCAACCCAATGAACGGAATCTCAAAGACAGGCCGAAAGCAACTTATCGGCGACTCGAGACTGTTAGCCCCGGTGCAGCCTTCAAAAGTGGTTTGTATCGGTATGAATTATTCGCAGCATGCTGCCGAACTGGGGCTTGACTTGCCCGAAGAGCCGACTGTCTTTCTCAAGGCACCAAGCGCCATCGTCGGGCCTGGCGCTTCGATTGTGGTACCCAAACAAACCAAGCGGGTCGAACTTGAAGTCGAGTTGGTTGTTGTAATCGGCAAGGAAGCCAGACGGGTCCGTAAAGATGAGGCAGACGATTATATTTTTGGCTACACCATAGCCAACGATGTGACTGCTCGCGATCTGCAATTTGAAGATCAGCAGTGGGCTCGCTCTAAGTCATTCGATAGTTTCTGCCCGATAGGGCCTTGGATTGAAACCGACTGGCAGCCGCAGAACCAGCGCCTAGAGAGCAGGGTAGACGGCTCGGTGCGCCAGGCCGACACAATTGACCGCATGATTCACTCGGTACCTGAGATTGTTGCCTATGTCAGTGAAAACATGACCCTGCTGCCGGGAGATGTGATTCTGACCGGAACCCCGGCGGGAATCTCAGAAATCCGCAGCGGCGAACTCGTCGAGTGTCAGATTGACGGCCTTGGCACCCTGCTCAATCAGGTTTCTTAG